AGATCTAATTAACAAATGTGCATTTGCGgtcctattttattttgtctgtagAGAGGCCAGATTCAGATGAGGACCCATCAGATATAGACCCAGCCTCACAGGGTAAGTCTTTTACACAGCAGCTACCTTCATTTGGCTAAATCATGTTAATATATGCACCTCCAATGCTTTTAATGTTTGCTGTAAAAGTGTGGTTGTCATGGCACCCACCCATACTTTTTCCCCTCTGCtagtttttaatcaataaagacAATTGAGTGAGTGGTCGGGCCTGTCTCAGTCAGTTTTTATCTTTGCAAATTTCCATATTACTTCCTCTGCACAGAGATAATATTTCTAATGTTTTGCAAACTAGGTGGAAGTGGACTGCCAGTCTATTTGACTGTGGTGTTGACAGCAGTATTAGGAGGCCTGCTGGTGTTTAATTTGATTGGTTGCTTCTTTGGACTAAGGTGGAAAAAGAGGCAAGGTCAGACAGGTAAACATAATTATATTCCCATCAGTGgatgttaaaatgtttcttcCACGGCGCTCTGTCATCGCGTTGTTCTGATTCCTCACATACCTCCACAGCAATATCACTGAGCCACGATACAACTGTCAGCTTAGCCTCTCGCTCTCGCCTCATCTCtttatgtgccttttttttctatttgtcaACCCTgtctcttctcctcttcctcactaCATAGGCCTCCACCCTCCCCGTCACATTAATCCTTCAAAGCTGTCACCCCTGTGTTTCATATATATCTGTTATTTCATTTGCTATCATTATGTCCGTCCTCTATCGCTTTTATTGTCTCTtcccatttcttcttcactctaaCTGTCAAGGTCTCTccttcaagatttttttttctcacctgcCTTTTGGTTTtcacatagattttttttctttttcttttttctttacagcCTACTCgtcattcattcactctcactctCGTCTTTTACATTTCTCTGATTATCTTGGCTTCTCTTTTGTATCCCCAGCAGCGGGCAGCAGGGACAGTGTGTTGGatggaaagaagaaagaagatgagGGGTAGGTTCAGGCCCTGTCATAAGAAGTAATAAAAATACCAACCAAATCCACTCAAGTAAGTCTGAGCCCTCATCCACCCGCTCATCCGTGGACAAAAAAACTCCCCAGAAAACAGCCAGGCAGGCAAAAACAACAAGTCTCTCAATATCCCGTTTATATTAGTGTCAATAAACCCGCACCGCAACCCTGCAACAAATGGATACACATGCCacataatgtattgttattAAGAAGTTAATGTATGCAGGAAACAAGCTGCTGTGCGTGGTGAATGCTTTGTAACTCTGAATTCACACTGGGGACTAATTACTACAAGTTGCGGGGAAATAAATCGTGGGCTGGCAGATGACAAAGTGTGATTCCACCGTGCAGGTCAAGTCAATCAACTGCGGGAAACTCCAACAAGTACGAGAGCAGAGAGATGATCAACGCGGCAGCCCAGCGCACGCTGCTCGTTGACTCTGGATCAGAAGCGGACAGCAACGTGTACGAGAGCTATGCGGAGGTGGGAACCCGAGAGAGGAGGCAAAGAGCAGAAAGTGAAAAGGGCAATTGAAAAATATGCGAAGACACAAAAAAGGTTGCGTAAACAGATGAAGGAAGGAAAGAGGTTATGCACAGGGTGAGGAATACTGGCAGGAGAGGAAGCGGAGAATTCAGCCATAACATGGGAAATTGATAGATAAGCTAATGAAACCTTTAGCAGTGCAGAGAGATGGAACAGAGATCGATACATCACAATTAGCATTCAAAATACATATCGATCTTGGAGAAATTATCATTTTGTACTTTAAAGAGGCCAACGGGGATTTGAACCTTGGAGAAAACAGTTTAGtgtagtaaaaagaaaacataacacTGCTGTCAGAACAGGATGGATCTGCAAACACCTTACACTGATTTGCctataaacatatttaacatataATGATAACTAGTTTTGAATAGAAGGTTTGGTGTGATTGGGCCAGATTTTCAGCCTGTTTGCAAcatttttaagataaaaaacTGTTTCTGTTAGTGTGTGGATGCCAATGACTTCTCCATTTGATAACAGGGATTACATACCCTTTGTCTTCACTTCCCATGTTTTCCTAAACAGGCAGGAATCCATGATGGGAATCTTCAAAATGTGTTGCGAGGTTATTTCTAGACAAAAGTGGCGACAGAAATAGGTTGaatcatttctttaaaaaattcaCAGTAGCCTCCATCCCTCCATTGATGAGAAACATCTGGAATTGCTATTAAAGGGAAGTTATCGAAGGTCATGGCTGATGAGCTGATGCTATCGCTTCTGTCTCATATTCTGCAGGAATGTTCCCATTATTATTATCCCACCGGTGTCTACACGCCACATCTCAGCCCCCCCCCTGAGGAAACACGTGGACTTGGTAAGACGCAAACGTGGCTCAGAGCAGTCAGGCCAGTAAACACCTCACAGCCTAAATATCATGCTACATTTAGAGTCTATATCTGACCTTGTTCTAATGCAGCACATTTACAGTATTTCCCGATTGTGTTTTCGCCATGCGTTCTATGTGCTCTACAAGATGTCATCCGTCGCCCCGTCGACCATTTGTATGAAGATGTGGGTATGTACCAGGACACAGCGGCTCCCTCTCGTCCTCCCCCTTCAGTTGTGTTTGAACACAAACTGAGTCAACAAAGGAACGAATGGAGATTGCCAACCCGCCCTCGggtgtgtaaataaacacacaccctGTTATAAAATATCTTTGATTTGAACATTATTTACTTGCGATAAAACCGTAAAACACACAATACACGTGTCACCTAACATACATCTAACGTGTCTCTGCAGGGTGCTGAGAGAACGAGGCAGTTCATGGCTGTTCACCAACCGCAGAGAGATTCTGATCTTCCCTTTGAGCTACGAGGAGAGTTAGTTTAGTAGTCGAACAAATTCTATACGGTACGGCTTGTGAGTCGACCGTATCCATTCAATAGAGTATTGTAAAACAGATATTCAccactgtgtttttctgttatcaTCATTCTCTTTGAATTGTATCTCACCAATCACCTTGAATGAAAAGGCAAAAACCGAGATGTGACATAATGCAAAATTTCAATTTTCAagtgttttgactttttttttgtatattctgATCATTTGAAATTTTCCTCAAAAGATTGGTTTGACCTAATGTACTGACTGTTACAAAAAGCTGAACAAGCTTAAAGGAAGCTGGAAGAAAGGGAATGAATAGGTTGAGGGGGGGAAAGTACAAGACCCACATGCAATCAAGGATTGTCAAACCGATGCTATTGTACAAGCTTTTTCTATTAATAAAATTCTTCATCTCCTTTTTgagcttgtttttttccttccctgaAATCATAGTCTATTCTCCTCTTCCACTCTTGCCCCTTTCACCTTTGCCCTGCTTCTTGGAGCCAAGTGCTGGTCACTACTCACGCTCCCCTCCCCCCCATCCATCGCTTTGGCCTGCAGGTAGACATGAGTCAGTGAGACATAAAAATGGACTGACACGGCTGTGCGCTGGGGCAGAAGCAGTACAGACTGACGGTGCCACCCTGGCAGACATCATCCTTTTGACCCATCCTACATCGACATTTTCCAACATGTATCCAGATGAGAACAGTGTGCCATCCCTCCTTTGTCTCCTACAAAGAGTTTCAGATCTCACAGTTAGTCTGTGGGAATCCCTACAATGGGATTGTAGTGAGGGGTATTTAGCACAGTTATGTCTTCGGGAGGTAAAGCCATATCTAGGGCCAGGCTCTAATCCTGTTTTCTCTGGGATTGAAGTTCGGCTCGCAGCatcagagagagcgagagaaggaGAAACCATGCAGGGAATTTGTCTTGCAGAGTCGTGGCGAGTGGGCAGTCAGGGAGCGATAGAGAGAGCAGAAGACAGGGTTAAGCTAAGCCGCTGCTGTGGCCACTGCTCCAAAATTCTTCTCTAGTTCAGAGAAAAGCAGTTCGCCGAAGGCTTTCACTCCACAGCCCATGCAATAGTTTTAATCTTTGTAGATATTTTTCAAAACCCAAATGGCATTACaccagacatttaaaaacaaaacaaaaaacaaaacaatgatgtTGACAATGAATTCTGATCAAATGTGTGAGATCTGATTGTAAAGGcaatttagaagaagaaaaaaacaaacctctgcAAAAATGCAAGTCTCTCTGTGACACTGTCCTTCCATTGTAAAGCATAGCAGTGCTTTTAGCTAAATTCTTACATcagctttctttatttcttttatcagAGTGGAGACAGTGTAGATGCTAATATTCAGCAGATGCAGTGTTTACTTCACTGTTTTAGTTTAGCCTGTAAGGAAGCTAATATTTGGTAATTGTCACCTGACACAAAGTACAGCCGAGTAATGCATTTTGACCCATTCACAGTGCTTGGCCAATTAAGTGCTATTATTATCAGCTGAGCCATGCTGCTGGCTCAAAGAAATAACATACAGATAGCTTTATATTAAAGAGTTATATGAAGAGTAATACTAGTAGCACTATTTTAAGAAGACGTTTAATAACTTGTGTGTCtatctttctgaaagtgctttCGGAACTAATCACTCATCAGCTTAATGTACTCATATTGGCATGTTGGCCTGACAACAGCTTGGCTACATGAGTTGCTTTTCCTGCAGTGCAGTTACAGGGTACTCTTTATTTATAGTAGTGCATGTAAGCTGTAAGGAGAACAGAAGCTCTTCAAAGTTTCAATAGATCTTTTAGATTCCACCCAATATGCACAAATAGTGACTGGGTTTTCTCACATCTCTATACAAATCCGTTATGCACACACCCTTCCAGCTTCCTCTTTCCCCTCCAAGTACGTTTCATCACATCAGCATCACATAACTCTCTGCTACGGTCCAAAAATCATGGTTAGAAAGAATATGGTAAATATGGTAACTTgctatcttttttttattaacatcaTGTGGTCTGCTCTTACTACCAAGTGCAAATTATTTCAGCAGAAATATTGACTTATATGAGGCTGGTACAATCCAAAATTTTGTCAAACCCACATATTTCTGTCTCCTCAGCGGGACGTGTGTGCCAGGAGATAAAACTAAATGTTTTACTATGATTCCTCAGTCACGCATGCTATTCTCCATCATGAACTGTTTGTCTCATTACTGAACAGTTgttcacttcctgtctgactGCAGTTTTGTGCCAAAGCCTGTTCATAATGTATCGTTTTAGCTCAGGCAGGAACAGTAATCTGCTAAAATGAAGGCTTGACGGCTCAATATTGTATGTCAGCTTCTATTTTTCCTCATTGGCCTCGTGAACATTTGTGATGTGTTGTTTTCAGAGGATTCTCAAGAGAGCTCGAAAAGGCAGGCTGTATGAGAGCACAATTAAGTCaaaagagagggggggggggggcagaatTAAGCGACTAATTACCTCATTGGTTTGGTTTAACATCTTCCTTACCACTCTCAGGTAAGTGTTTGGGGAGGGGGAAAAGGTAAGATTTAATAAATCCTCTTTATTGCTTTACCTAGTTGTGCTGCCAGCTGGGAGCAAACTCAAAAATTTAACTGTAATTTCTGCAAACTCTGTCAATGCTCTCATTATTCAGAAATCAAATcaagaaatcaaatcaaagcaACCACAGGTTTAACAAATTAGAACATGATTTCACTGGCAGCTATCATGACTCGCTTTGTGGCCCTGCTCTCCTGTTGTTGGGAAGAAGGATGTAATTTGCCCCAACATGTGAATGATAGACTACAACTAACTAAACAGAATATTAGATAATGGAATAATATTAGCAGGTAGAAAGACAATGAATGGTTAATGTTGACAAGGTGGGAACCAAAAGCCTGCTACCTGTAATGTATATACAGTACGGTAGAACTAGTTCAGTTGggtgtttttattattcaatCTTTTTTGTGTGGCAGTCTTCTGggataaataaagacaatgataagcattattattatttcagtgtCAGAGTCTGATATGAAAGGTTTTAGGAACTTTAtactattttacattttcacatccTGAAATCCCAGAATACAGTATCCATTTACCAGAGCCTGCTATGTTGTcatgtttaaacaaaaaatattgtcTCATTGTAGACTTTAGCAAATGAATACAGTAAACCTCTTCAAGGCTACTTCCCCAGTAGCCTCTTTGTGATGGCCAAACCTGTGGCCACACTCTAAAGTTggtaacttttgtattttcattcttcatttgaacatcgtaatacattttagttgccaataactttattgattggtttggatacatttgttctatttgtaagcgcgcacatttagtttacttatgtattcatactacttaatttctttgctttctgactaacttttgtctttttatttcttacctgccatcatccctgggagttgctggacaaaagatggtagccagggtttgaaaccattaaatacaaAGGAAGATAATTGGACcacaccaccacttcctgctgaagggggaatgtgtgttttttttaactttgaaaacaaagtatttgtatttaattaaatatttgagtttagggtttaatggggttttttgattttcttctttagtgtttagtttattaacaaactAGATTGTACTGCATCGTTTGCgatttatgattgtgttttgtttgttaccccctcatgtgtcacaatggtctgatcagccattatatatatacccttgtatgtcatttcatgttttaGGTCAATTGTGTATATTTGGGCAGACATTTggtttgttaagtttgcagtctttgcctgagttcagttttgtttctttgacctcttttatgagctcaacatttattagtcttgtaaatataatttttgggggttaaataaatggaaactatatttttctaataattcctgggctcctcctgtttttcaacTCGGTCCATCACACTCTTTCAGCAGAATAACAGGGCTTGCCAGTTTTACAAACTGTCCCTGAATGCCTGACAGGCACTTCAAGGTGTTTATTTGCTCTTTAGATCAGATACAGATGGATTACCTGTGGGAAAATCAAGTCCAATGCATTAAACAGAATTTGTTGCTTTCTCAGTGGCTGATACCACGTGACATGcttcctggatttttttttatttatttatgtatttattttgagtcTGTGCCTCTATGATGGCTAAGGGTGGGCCTTCTTAGTAGTAGACAGAAGGTTTAAATGACCAGTGAATTCTCATCATGTACTCGGCTTCCATTTATTCCCAAGTTAACCCTTCAACACTCTTCTGGTCAAATTTGAACAGTTTTGACATTTGACAGCAACAAAAATGTCCTAAATGTCATTCTTTTATCATGAAatttgacacacaaacacacaaagatgaaaatatttaaaacattttctttgggtGCTATTAAAGTCTGAGGCTGCACAGAGTCAAATTTGAGGGTTTCAGATCCACCAGTGTGggtcaaatcaaataaaatgaaattggtGCTTTTAGGGAATTACAAAATAGAGAAGCTGTATCTCCCTTACATGCCTGTGTGTAATtttttctgggacagtggtgaCAGAGTTCAAGGGGGAACTTGACATTGTCACGAGAGCTGTCTGTGTTCCTACCACACCTGCCCAGGTTCCCACAGACACAGGCACCTGCTGGTTTTTGAAGGATCATGGGAGAATCTTGAAAGAGTAAAACAGCACAGGAGCGATGATGTGTGGTGCACAAAAAGAGCAGGAGTCTTACGGAGGTCAATTTACTCTACTAAGTGagatttaatctaatctaattgaGATTAAACTAACTCGTATGAAAATGTATATCAAAAGGAGGGTTGGGTGGGAATGGGATTAGGGAGGGGGTGGGGTCATAAGATTATAGATAGTATCTGTGCTGCCATTTCAGTGAGTGTGGGAAAGTCCCGCATGCAAGGCTTTCTACCACTGGTTCCAAAGCACAGACTACTGCTTGGTTAGTGTTTGTGAACAAACATGAGCAACTATAACTGTGAAAATccgctagcaaccaaagcaattacGAATTACTACGTTTTTGATGCAGCAATCAGTTTCACCCAGCAAGAGTCAGGAAGGAGTGACGTAGTTATGAAATACACATGTTTTCCATTTGAGTGTGTTTAGTATGGCGGACAAATCTTGAGCAATGTGTGCATGTCATCAGGTTAGAAACCTCAAAAGACAATTGTGAGGGAGTTCTTGGTTTGAGTCATACTTCGAAGGTGTGAAAATGTCAGCTGTATGTAAGGTTTAAGCAACGAAAAAGCGGATAACCAGACTGTGTCatcttctgttgttccaggGTCCAGTTGTAACACTCACTTGAATATTCTTGAGCATTTTACATCATCTCTGCCCAGCCCTATATTCACCATGCTGCAGTGCATTTTGTATTCTTAAATGGCATTCAGGTTTTCTGCAATTAGGCTCTTCTGATCTGCCAGCCATTAATCCATCATCAGTGAGCCTAACTGCTGCATCCTGGGAGCACCCCAGTTTTGGAGGAGCTCTGACTCATCTAGCCATCAAGTTGGCCCATTTTCCTTGCTCACATCAGTTTCAAGAGCACTGTAATGattcacctgtcagtggttgATTAGTGTAAATATTAACActtcttaaaacaaacaaacaaaaaaaaaaccatttcacataaaaatgtgaaaagctGTTCAAAATGCATCACCAGCACTCTGCACAAAGACTCTCCTCTGCAAGTCTTCTTGAATTGCAGGCTTTGTCTGCTGTAACAGTGTAGGTTTGTGCTTCTCAGTTCGGTAAAGCTCTTAGGTCACAATCACAACCTTCATTTCTTCAGCCTTGAAGCAATAAAGCACGACAGACAAAAAGCAGTAATTCAAGAGTCTGGCAATTCCAATTCCTTAAAACTTCAGTACATCACAATAAATATGAAGGAAGCGGCTTTCTGTAGTGATATGTTCTGGGGTATGAGTATGAACGTTGATTATAATCAGTGCGGTAATAAGTCTTTAAACTGCTATGTATAAATAACTCttacaaaacataaagaaactgTACACAGGGCAGCTTTTCTATATGCTTTAAAATATAGGGTTAAAATTCAAAGTGAATAATACACATTGCCGGCCTCTggcctttatttttttgcaatcTCATTGTGTTCAGGGACTGATAATTAATACAGCATGCAATGCATTTTTAAGTGAATGTAAACATGCCTGCAATCCCTTAATACAAGgtcacatttctttgtttttgcaagCCAGCGTCAGatgagagatggagagaaaacaggaaataaatgtgAAGCAAGACGGTTAACTAGCCCAGATAGATACAGTAGGAAGAGAAGGCATACGGTGCTTTGATGAAGCAGAAGTACAAACTGAAAACTGGAAGCCAAAGAACACAGAGGAAGAGACTaagaaagagcgagagagagagagagagagagagagactgaaagTCTGAAAATGAATTCAGACAAATGGGTGAGGAAGTAGTGGGTGATCACATGGGTGTGGTTGGTTAACCGTTTCTCCACTAGCCTTGCACACAAGTGACACACAGAGGAGAGCGCTGTGGATGATGAAGCTGCGGATACATCTCTGGACTCGGGCACCTCGCAGGATGGATACAAAGGTAAGCATAATAGCCTGGATGAAAGACTGAATATCCCAGGGCTGAAGGGTGTTTTGGTCTAACCCAAGTGAAAAGAGATTGATGGAGGATGACAGACAAATGGATGAACAGACAGACGGAGAGTGAGTGAGAGTGCAAGATGTGACAAACAGGCAGGCGGGTCAGGCTAGGGGAAGGGAAAGACGTCTGTACAGCCCAGGGGATACAGGCCTCATCTTGACATATGCTCTGGAGTGAAATGAAGATTGGCATGACCTGCTAATCTGAGCTGTCAGAGCTCATGACGGCCACAAATGCTCACCTGTCACACTGTTCCCAGCCCGGAGGATGAGCTGCCACCGGATAGGTCAAAGATcatgattaattttttttttttttttccactgggaGTGGATTCAAACTAAGTCCCTGGCACAGACTTCCTTTAGCCTCCCTGCCTGCTTCTGTTGCTCATCGTTGGCAGGTGTTGCTATGAAATTATACATCACAATACACTTTTATTTCctacttctgtttttttgttttgttttgttttgtttttgtttaagccGTGGGCAAAATATTGAGGGGGAGGAAGAAATAGCCAACGTTTTCCACTGATGTGGAGGTTGCGGCTCGCCGGTACAAGGATTTCTATTATCATGAAAAGAGTCGTTTTGACATATGCTCCAATGCCATTTTTTAATTGGTGACAGCTAACAAAATATGATGAAGTTAGATCTATACAGCTACAAAGTTTAGCACAGGCATACGTGGGAGGACTGCATCTATAATATGTGGCCTCGATCACTcacatttgacaaaaaaaagtgtcttATAAAGTCTGACATTCAAAGTAAGAATTTGTTTTCTGCTATGCTGAATGAGGCATGTGGGTGATGTCGCCGCGTGCTataggaggaagaggaagctgCCATGTGGCACGAACCTGACTGATTACAGCTTCCTGACTGGTAACTGAGCGGTGCACAATATGTTGGAGAGTGAATACTGTATTGCCTCAATCGTCTACCCGGAGCCTTTCATTCCCAGGGCTAACAACTGTATGATCATTACATGACTGCAGAGACACAGTACAAATCAGTAGCGTTTTTCTCAGTGCTAATGATCAGCCATTTGTCTGCATGCGGTATGGATGCGCTTGAATATTCTATAACACATGCACCAGAGGATGTAGTCAACGTGTCACCAGTCGTTTTCAAAAGGGCCATCTGAGTTATCTGAGGCGCACTCAGTTACTTTCTACAGTAGATCGTAGAGGTCATTTCAATCCTGTAACCACTGATTGTGTGAAAACTGCACAACAGTTTGTTCAGACAGTAGTTGAGAGCTGCATTCTCTGCATCACTGTTTCACAGCATCTcatgaaaacatgttttgtttttatttctttcagatGACTTTGGTTTACTTGAGCATTTTCCTGTTTATGATGTTAAGAGGTGAGTGCCAGAAAATCTGAAGACTTGGCTCACTGAAGTCAAGTGTGAACGTTTTGGGGGTTGAAAGAGACTGTAGATTTCATTACAACCTAATCACCTTGATTAGCTTTAGCAGGGTATCTGTGCAGTAAGCCTATGTTAGGATGCACATTGGCGTATTTGCAGGATTTTTTGAATGCAGTGTCACATGGGACCAAGAACCAGCCAGGGGAACTTTAGAAAGttctaagagaaaaaaatgccaaagaaaatatctaaaaaatatataaataaataaaaaaaatcagtccatTATAATGACTTTTATTGTCTGCTAAACTCTTGCACCTACAATCGTGACATGGTTGCCAGTGTAACAATATGGTTCCGTCATTGAACCACAAAACTGTGATgggatggagctaaaaatactGTGTGGCTTCCAACCTTTAGTGCAGCTTATTCTGTTCAGTGGTGGTAATAAAGAACTATGTCTGCTTCATTACTTTTTAGGGTTCCCCTTAAAGTAAAGGAGTAAGCAGTGGAGCAAAGCATGTGAAGCTTATGGGGGGTGTTgcattaacaaaacaaaaattttttcttgtcttattttttttatctgtaagATTAGGAAAAAAATAGCCTGCAACTTGGGGATTAGCTTGTTAACAGTTACATCTAAGCAACACGTCCCATTCATGAAGGTGACAAATTTTAAAAGGATtggtaaaattttaaaaagtagagTGAGCTGTTAATCATTTCTATCTCAGTATATTTTCCCTCGTATGGCTTTATTTGTGTAGTGCTGGCAGCACTGGCCCAAGAAAGTAGAGGTTTTGTGGAGCTTCGGCACTATTTGGAAGGTGCTGAGTGAGTAAACAGACAACAGCCTCTCTGTCCTGTGGTCTTGCACAACAATCCAGCTCTGTTGCACTCAGAGGTTGCCTCACAGGCCCACTCACAAGACTATTACTGTGACATACTCAGTGCATCTGCAGGCCTCGCTACTGTGCCTGGCCAGACACATTCTGAAGTCTGGCCACATTGAGAAAATCACGGGCATTAACAACGCTGTGCTTTGTTCTTGATGTAAAGTGGACAGTATAGGAACCTTCAATGGAAAGTTTGTTTCtacttttctttagtttttcacatgtgatcttttttccccccacagtgTCAAGGGCCCAAACACCTACACCTGCAACTGCACCCACACCAACAGATGCAAAGCAGGCTGAATCGACATTTACAGTAAACACtggtatctatctatctatctatctatctatctatctatctatctatctatctatctatctatctatctatctatctatctatctatctgtctatctgtctatctgtctatctgtctatctgtctatctgtctatctgtctgtctgtctgtctgtctgtctgtctgtcaatcCATCTAATTCAGtttctttctgtgtgtaaaAGGAGAAGCACTGGAAAAGAGAACAACTAGAGATATTAACAGCTCCCTGGAAACTATACCTGAAAAACCCACAAACCAGCAAGCAAACGTCTCCCTCAGTGTTACCACATCACGAATAGAGACTTCAGCAGGTAGTTTGTCTTGTGTGTGTCTAACCCCATTATTTCTCTTCTGCATGCTATTTTTCTCATCATACGTATTCATCCTCTTTAGCTTCAAGTACAAAAGCAACAAGTCAACCAAAGCTCACATCAACTTCAGGTATGAGTCTTTACCCTCTGCCTTGCCTAACCTATGTATGTTCAAACATCAAGAGTCAGTAGAGCCATTAAGTTTAGCTAGTAGACCACGTTAGCAAACTGTATCACCACCAGACACCGACAAAAATAGAGCGAGAGAGAGCACTTGAGGTAGAGAAAATGCTACATTCTGAAAAGCATACATTTCCTTTTGACTCATTCTACTGAAACATTTAGAAATTTAATTACTTAAACACAAGACTGAATCTGGAGTTTGATGAGAGGTAACTGTAAGCTATGGAGTCAATATgtcccaaaaataaaaaagttttaacttGTAAATTATTACATATTCAgtagagatgaaaaaaaaaaagtccaatgtagtaattttttcccctttttttccagCACCTGCAGTGAAAACCAACCCTTCTGCACCCGAGAAAACCATCGGTAAAAGGAACACTAAAGTTGTCTGGAGTAATGGAAAAATTTCCCATATTCCTTAGTTACCCTAAATGCCACAGGCATCGTGGTTCTATTGTTATCTCATGGCAGACTGTGACAGTATCACAATTCCCCGTCTTCCAAACAAACCCACAGCGTAGTGATAGAACAGAGCACCTCACTTCCTCTCTTGCTAACAGATTAATGCTTGATTGTACCTTATGCAAGAAGAGATAAGATATTTGTGTCCTCATGCTGTGCCGGCTTACCATAGATAGGTTTTTGATGCGCCATCAACAGCATGTCAGCAGAGCCAGTAGATCTCTCATGCCATCTCTGACAGTTGTTCCCCACTGAGCCTCTTTTTTTGTTCCTATAGATATTTCCTCTGTTCAACAGTCAACCTTAAGTcaatactttttttcttctt
The DNA window shown above is from Astatotilapia calliptera chromosome 11, fAstCal1.2, whole genome shotgun sequence and carries:
- the fxyd5 gene encoding FXYD domain containing ion transport regulator 5 — translated: MMKLRIHLWTRAPRRMDTKMTLVYLSIFLFMMLRVSRAQTPTPATAPTPTDAKQAESTFTVNTGEALEKRTTRDINSSLETIPEKPTNQQANVSLSVTTSRIETSAASSTKATSQPKLTSTSAPAVKTNPSAPEKTIEWKSEWDKDFTYDYKSLSYAGLVIAAVLFVFGILVITCGKFNRLPKCRKRSTKSYRVAQG